From Cellulomonas chengniuliangii, the proteins below share one genomic window:
- a CDS encoding isochorismatase family protein produces the protein MAGTAPAPRRPTHRALVVVDVQPTFCEGGALAVQGGNAVAEAIAEYAAGNRDRYDLVVTTQDWHIDPGPHFSDSPDFVDTWPPHGVAGTAEADLHPALASLRPDASVKKGEYAAAYSGFEAVDTQGRSLAALLEAGQVTDVDVVGIAESHCVKATTLDALTLGLRARVLTDLTVPVTPEQGLEARQVMVAAGAELVASQDA, from the coding sequence ATGGCCGGCACCGCCCCCGCCCCTCGCAGGCCCACCCACCGCGCGCTGGTGGTGGTCGACGTGCAGCCCACGTTCTGCGAGGGAGGCGCGCTCGCCGTCCAGGGCGGCAACGCCGTGGCGGAGGCCATCGCCGAGTACGCCGCGGGCAACCGCGACCGGTACGACCTGGTCGTCACCACCCAGGACTGGCACATCGACCCGGGCCCGCACTTCAGCGACTCCCCGGACTTCGTGGACACCTGGCCTCCCCATGGCGTCGCGGGCACGGCGGAGGCCGACCTGCACCCGGCGCTCGCGTCGCTGCGGCCCGATGCCAGCGTCAAGAAGGGCGAGTACGCGGCGGCGTACTCGGGCTTCGAGGCCGTGGACACCCAGGGGCGCTCTCTCGCGGCGCTGCTGGAGGCTGGCCAGGTGACCGACGTGGACGTGGTCGGCATCGCCGAGTCGCACTGCGTGAAGGCGACGACGCTCGACGCCCTGACCCTCGGGCTGCGCGCCCGAGTGCTCACCGACCTGACCGTGCCGGTGACTCCCGAGCAAGGCCTCGAGGCCCGG
- a CDS encoding aminotransferase class I/II-fold pyridoxal phosphate-dependent enzyme — translation MEFRRIPGLPPYVFTIIDSLKLEARREGRDVIDLGFGNPDLPSPQIAVDKLAEAAQNTRNHRYSSSRGLPKLRQAAADHYLRRFGVSLDPDTEVLSTIGAKEGFSHLMWVLLQPGDAAIVPTPSYPIHIWGPYFAGADARQVPIGDGADGAGYIDRVMEAWELGWPKPRVVVLSFPHNPTTTTVELADLQRLVDWARERDVVLVHDLAYGDMCFDGWSPPSIMQCEGAKEVAVELYSMTKSFSMAGWRVAFLVGRRDVVDALSKLKSYLDYGTFQPIQIAATVTLNEASEYPSELNKVYEARRDALVDGLARIGWDILRPRGTMFAWAKIPEPYADMGSIEFAQHLVRECDVAVSPGVGFGPGGDGHVRFALIENEQRIAQAVRGLRRGLERL, via the coding sequence ATGGAGTTCCGTCGCATCCCGGGCCTGCCGCCCTACGTGTTCACGATCATCGACTCGCTCAAGCTCGAGGCCCGCCGCGAGGGGCGCGACGTCATCGACCTCGGCTTCGGCAACCCGGACCTGCCCAGCCCGCAGATCGCCGTGGACAAGCTCGCCGAGGCCGCGCAGAACACCCGCAACCACCGGTACTCGTCCTCGCGTGGGCTGCCCAAGCTGCGACAGGCCGCGGCCGACCACTACCTGCGCCGGTTCGGTGTGAGCCTCGACCCCGACACCGAGGTGCTCTCGACCATCGGGGCCAAGGAGGGGTTCAGCCACCTCATGTGGGTGCTGCTGCAGCCCGGCGACGCGGCCATCGTGCCGACCCCGAGCTACCCGATCCACATCTGGGGGCCGTACTTCGCGGGGGCCGACGCGCGCCAGGTGCCCATCGGCGACGGGGCCGACGGCGCGGGGTACATCGACAGGGTCATGGAGGCGTGGGAGCTCGGCTGGCCCAAGCCGCGCGTGGTGGTCCTGTCGTTCCCGCACAACCCCACGACGACCACCGTCGAGCTCGCCGACCTGCAGCGCCTGGTCGACTGGGCCCGAGAGCGCGACGTCGTCCTCGTGCACGACCTGGCCTACGGCGACATGTGCTTCGACGGCTGGAGCCCGCCGTCGATCATGCAGTGCGAGGGCGCCAAGGAGGTCGCCGTCGAGCTGTACTCGATGACCAAGTCGTTCTCGATGGCCGGCTGGCGCGTCGCGTTCCTCGTCGGGCGCCGCGACGTCGTCGACGCCCTTTCCAAGCTCAAGAGCTACCTCGACTACGGCACGTTCCAGCCCATCCAGATCGCCGCGACGGTGACGCTCAACGAGGCATCCGAGTACCCGAGCGAGCTCAACAAGGTCTACGAGGCGCGACGGGACGCGCTCGTCGACGGCCTCGCCCGCATCGGCTGGGACATCCTGCGGCCCCGGGGCACCATGTTCGCCTGGGCCAAGATCCCCGAGCCGTACGCCGACATGGGGTCGATCGAGTTCGCGCAACACCTGGTGCGCGAGTGCGACGTGGCGGTCTCACCGGGCGTCGGCTTCGGCCCCGGCGGGGACGGGCACGTGCGGTTCGCGCTCATCGAGAACGAGCAGCGCATCGCGCAGGCCGTCCGTGGGCTGCGGCGCGGCCTGGAACGCCTCTGA
- a CDS encoding PQQ-dependent sugar dehydrogenase, with translation MGRREAGPSRRRMLPRLCGAVLAVALAGCGAGTGTSESAGGSTVTETASSAPGPATPVEVTGVVEVASDLETPWAMGLLPDGRLVVTQRDAGTIVLVGADGEVVEATGTGAEELRELTHAQGEGGLLGVAVGPTGEHLFLYVTTGRDNRVVRAALDGTALGPLDTVLDGIPAARNHDGGRLAFGPDGFLYVATGDAGQRDDAPDPASLAGKILRVTKDGDPAPGNPDPASPVWSSGHRNVEGLGWATDGRMFASEFGQDAWDELNVIVPGGDYGWPAHEGDPGADEGTVAPVVTWTTREASPSGLAVTEDAVYVAALRGERLWRAPLTEDGVGEPQALLEGEHGRLRAVEVAPDGTLWVLTGNTDGRGDARPGDDRLLRVTLAPVAG, from the coding sequence ATGGGCCGCAGGGAGGCTGGACCGTCGCGCCGCCGCATGCTGCCCCGGCTGTGCGGGGCCGTGCTGGCGGTGGCGCTCGCGGGGTGCGGGGCCGGCACGGGCACGAGCGAGTCCGCGGGCGGCTCGACCGTCACGGAGACCGCCTCGTCGGCGCCGGGACCCGCGACGCCGGTTGAGGTGACCGGGGTCGTGGAGGTCGCCTCGGACCTGGAGACGCCCTGGGCCATGGGCCTGCTGCCCGACGGGCGGCTGGTCGTCACGCAGCGTGACGCGGGGACGATCGTGCTGGTCGGGGCTGACGGCGAGGTCGTCGAGGCGACCGGGACCGGCGCCGAGGAGCTGCGGGAGCTGACCCACGCGCAGGGCGAGGGCGGCCTGCTGGGGGTGGCCGTCGGGCCGACGGGCGAGCACCTGTTCTTGTACGTGACGACGGGCCGCGACAACCGGGTCGTGCGGGCGGCACTGGACGGGACGGCGCTGGGCCCGCTCGACACCGTCCTGGACGGGATCCCCGCGGCGCGGAACCACGACGGCGGCCGACTCGCGTTCGGCCCGGACGGCTTCCTGTACGTGGCGACGGGCGACGCGGGGCAGCGAGACGACGCGCCGGACCCAGCCTCGCTCGCGGGCAAGATCCTGCGGGTCACGAAGGATGGCGACCCGGCTCCGGGGAACCCCGACCCGGCCTCGCCGGTGTGGAGCTCGGGCCACCGCAACGTCGAAGGGCTGGGCTGGGCGACCGACGGGCGGATGTTCGCGAGCGAGTTCGGCCAGGACGCGTGGGACGAGCTCAACGTGATCGTGCCCGGCGGCGACTACGGGTGGCCCGCCCACGAGGGCGACCCGGGGGCCGACGAAGGCACGGTGGCCCCGGTGGTCACGTGGACCACGCGCGAGGCGTCGCCCTCGGGCCTGGCGGTGACGGAGGACGCGGTCTACGTGGCGGCGCTGCGCGGCGAACGGCTGTGGCGGGCGCCGCTGACCGAGGACGGCGTGGGGGAGCCCCAGGCGCTGCTCGAAGGCGAGCACGGGCGCCTGCGCGCGGTCGAGGTCGCGCCCGACGGCACGCTGTGGGTGCTCACCGGCAACACCGACGGGCGCGGTGACGCGCGTCCGGGGGACGACCGGCTGCTGCGCGTGACCCTGGCGCCCGTCGCCGGCTGA
- the metG gene encoding methionine--tRNA ligase, translating into MPDASSTFYLTTPIYYVNDAPHIGHAYTTVAADVITRWHRQRQEPVWFLTGTDEHGQKVMRTAEANGVTPQQWADRLVEDAWKPVLETLDVRNDDFIRTTQARHTERVQAFIQDLKDKGEIYAGSYEGPYCVGCEEFKLPGDLVDGTGEYEGQKVCAIHSTPVEMLSEQNYFFRMSAYTQRLLDFYEQNPTFVQPASARNEVISFVKQGLQDLSISRNTFDWGIPIPWDTSHVLYVWFDALLNYATAIGVDSDDPEEKARFERTWPANVHLVGKDILRFHAVIWPAMLMAAGLPLPGQVFAHGWLLVGGEKMSKSKLTGIAPSQIIDTFGSDAFRYYFLRSIAFGQDGSFSWEDLAARYQAELANGFGNLASRVAAMIGKYYGGVLPQAGPQTDAEETLAAVAARAVTDAEDAMDRLALHEAISAVWTLVEATNGYITEQEPWKVAKDPAEVGPDGAAVQGGRLATILVTAAEALRALAVLLNPVTPKAAAALWESLGAEPALGALALQPVDAAARWGQLPAGTVVTKGASLFPRIEEPAAS; encoded by the coding sequence ATGCCCGACGCGAGCTCGACCTTCTACCTGACGACGCCGATCTACTACGTGAACGACGCACCCCACATCGGGCACGCGTACACGACGGTCGCGGCGGACGTCATCACCCGCTGGCATCGCCAGCGCCAGGAGCCCGTGTGGTTCCTGACGGGCACGGACGAGCACGGCCAGAAGGTCATGCGCACCGCCGAGGCGAACGGGGTCACCCCGCAGCAGTGGGCCGACCGCCTGGTCGAGGACGCCTGGAAGCCCGTCCTCGAGACGCTCGACGTGCGCAACGACGACTTCATCCGCACCACGCAGGCGCGCCACACCGAGCGCGTGCAGGCGTTCATCCAGGACCTCAAGGACAAGGGCGAGATCTACGCCGGCTCGTACGAGGGTCCCTACTGCGTGGGCTGCGAGGAGTTCAAGCTCCCCGGCGACCTGGTCGACGGCACGGGCGAGTACGAGGGCCAGAAGGTCTGCGCGATCCACAGCACGCCCGTCGAGATGCTCTCCGAGCAGAACTACTTCTTCCGGATGAGCGCGTACACGCAGCGCCTGTTGGACTTCTACGAGCAGAACCCGACGTTCGTGCAGCCCGCGAGCGCGCGCAACGAGGTCATCTCGTTCGTGAAGCAGGGCCTGCAGGACCTGTCGATCTCCCGGAACACGTTCGACTGGGGCATCCCGATCCCGTGGGACACCTCGCACGTGCTCTACGTGTGGTTCGACGCGCTGCTCAACTACGCCACCGCCATCGGCGTCGACTCGGACGACCCGGAGGAGAAGGCTCGGTTCGAGCGGACGTGGCCCGCGAACGTGCACCTGGTCGGCAAGGACATCCTGCGCTTCCACGCGGTGATCTGGCCGGCCATGCTCATGGCCGCCGGGCTGCCGTTGCCGGGGCAGGTCTTCGCGCACGGCTGGCTGCTGGTGGGCGGCGAGAAGATGAGCAAGTCGAAGCTCACGGGCATCGCGCCCAGCCAGATCATCGACACCTTCGGCTCTGACGCGTTCCGCTACTACTTCCTGCGCTCGATCGCGTTCGGCCAGGACGGGTCGTTCTCCTGGGAGGACCTGGCGGCGCGGTACCAGGCCGAGCTCGCGAACGGCTTCGGCAACTTGGCCTCGCGCGTCGCGGCGATGATCGGCAAGTACTACGGCGGCGTGCTGCCGCAGGCGGGTCCGCAGACCGACGCCGAGGAGACGCTCGCGGCCGTCGCGGCCCGCGCGGTCACCGACGCCGAGGACGCGATGGACCGGCTCGCGCTGCACGAGGCGATCTCTGCCGTGTGGACGCTCGTCGAGGCGACCAACGGGTACATCACGGAGCAGGAGCCGTGGAAGGTCGCGAAGGACCCCGCCGAGGTCGGGCCCGACGGCGCCGCGGTGCAGGGCGGTCGCCTCGCGACCATCCTGGTGACGGCTGCCGAGGCGCTGCGGGCGCTCGCCGTGCTGCTCAACCCGGTCACCCCGAAGGCCGCGGCGGCGCTGTGGGAGTCGCTGGGCGCCGAGCCGGCGCTCGGCGCGCTCGCCCTGCAGCCAGTCGACGCCGCCGCCCGATGGGGCCAGCTGCCCGCGGGCACGGTCGTCACCAAGGGCGCCTCGCTGTTCCCGCGGATCGAGGAGCCGGCCGCGTCGTGA
- a CDS encoding TatD family hydrolase: protein MSRRTRERGWPADPEPLPVPVVDNHTHLESVLSFETPDEEPRTLDDQLARAAAAGVTRMVQVGCDLDAAAWTDALLRERAAVGDRSLLGALAVHPNEAVLHAGIREVAPDGLEPAPEPRHEVDLDTAIARIAALARGNGRVRAIGETGLDHFRAGPAGRQAQVEAFRQHIALAKELGLALQIHDRDAHQDVIDVLLRDGAPERTVFHCYSGDAEMARVCAEHGWYLSFAGPVTFKANDGLRAALRETPLDRVLVETDAPYLTPHPFRGRPNAPYLLPHTVRQVAETLGRDLGEVCSALAATSEDVYGPW from the coding sequence GTGAGCCGCCGCACCCGGGAGCGCGGCTGGCCGGCCGACCCCGAGCCGTTGCCCGTGCCCGTCGTCGACAACCACACGCACCTCGAGAGCGTGCTGTCGTTCGAGACGCCGGACGAGGAGCCCCGCACGCTGGACGACCAGCTGGCCCGGGCCGCGGCGGCCGGGGTCACCCGGATGGTCCAGGTGGGCTGCGACCTCGACGCGGCCGCCTGGACCGACGCGCTGCTGCGCGAGCGGGCCGCCGTCGGCGACCGCTCGCTGCTCGGCGCGCTCGCGGTGCACCCGAACGAGGCGGTCCTGCACGCCGGTATCCGTGAGGTGGCGCCCGACGGACTCGAGCCCGCGCCCGAGCCGCGGCACGAGGTGGACCTCGACACCGCGATCGCCCGCATCGCCGCGCTGGCCCGGGGCAACGGCCGCGTCCGGGCGATCGGCGAGACCGGCCTCGACCACTTCCGGGCCGGGCCCGCGGGGCGGCAGGCGCAGGTCGAGGCATTCCGCCAGCACATCGCACTGGCCAAGGAGCTGGGCCTGGCGCTGCAGATCCACGACCGGGACGCGCACCAGGACGTCATCGACGTGCTGCTGCGCGACGGCGCCCCGGAGCGGACGGTGTTCCACTGCTACTCGGGGGACGCGGAGATGGCCCGGGTGTGCGCCGAGCACGGCTGGTACCTCTCGTTCGCGGGCCCGGTGACGTTCAAGGCAAACGACGGGCTGCGCGCCGCGCTGCGCGAGACACCGCTCGACCGGGTGCTCGTCGAGACCGACGCCCCGTACCTGACCCCGCACCCCTTCCGCGGGCGCCCCAACGCGCCGTACCTGCTGCCGCACACCGTCCGGCAGGTCGCCGAGACGCTGGGCCGGGACCTGGGCGAGGTCTGCTCCGCGCTCGCGGCGACCTCTGAGGACGTCTACGGCCCGTGGTGA
- a CDS encoding ubiquitin-like domain-containing protein yields the protein MSRTARLGAQALVLALVAGGTSAFAVLHKTVTVDVDGQTLEVSAFGRTVGDVLAGGGIEVGERDLVAPGLDEPVSNNGQVVVRHGRELDVVIDGSEQRVWTTALTVGEAVDGMGLRGGDTLLSASRSASLGREPLRVSTQKTIHLVVDGQVIDGVTSAPSVREALREIGLVLQEGDQLSVPLDATAVDGLVVLVTRASTGGETQTEAVPFEVEEIEDPSLVKGNTVVKTKGKAGVRTTTYALSIVGGAVVERTVVASAVTVAPVTQVVRVGTQELPDPSIVAVEPGSAQELGKQLAAARGYGDDEFACLLSLWKKESGWRVNAENKSSGAYGIPQALPGSKMATVADDWRTNPATQITWGLNYIEGRYGTPCGAWAASQAKGWY from the coding sequence ATATCCCGCACCGCGCGACTCGGAGCCCAGGCACTCGTGCTGGCCCTCGTCGCCGGCGGGACCAGCGCCTTCGCCGTGCTGCACAAGACCGTGACGGTCGACGTCGACGGCCAGACCCTCGAGGTCAGCGCCTTCGGCCGGACCGTGGGCGACGTGCTCGCCGGCGGTGGCATCGAGGTGGGGGAGCGCGACCTGGTGGCGCCCGGGCTCGACGAGCCGGTGTCGAACAACGGCCAGGTCGTGGTCCGGCACGGCCGCGAGCTCGACGTGGTGATCGACGGCTCGGAGCAGCGTGTGTGGACCACCGCGCTGACCGTCGGGGAGGCAGTGGACGGCATGGGGCTGCGAGGCGGGGACACCCTCCTCTCGGCCTCCCGCTCCGCCTCGTTGGGGCGCGAGCCGTTGCGGGTCTCGACCCAGAAGACCATCCACCTGGTGGTCGACGGCCAGGTCATCGACGGCGTCACGAGCGCCCCGAGCGTGCGTGAGGCGCTGCGGGAGATCGGCCTCGTCCTCCAGGAGGGCGACCAGCTCTCCGTCCCGCTCGACGCGACCGCGGTGGACGGGCTCGTGGTGCTGGTGACCCGTGCGAGCACGGGCGGCGAGACGCAGACCGAGGCCGTGCCGTTCGAGGTCGAGGAGATCGAGGACCCGTCGCTCGTCAAGGGCAACACGGTCGTCAAGACGAAGGGCAAGGCCGGGGTCCGGACCACCACGTACGCGCTGTCCATCGTGGGCGGCGCCGTCGTCGAGCGCACCGTCGTGGCGTCGGCTGTCACGGTGGCACCGGTGACCCAGGTGGTGCGGGTCGGCACCCAGGAGCTCCCCGACCCGTCGATCGTCGCTGTCGAGCCGGGCAGCGCGCAGGAGCTCGGCAAGCAGCTCGCCGCGGCCCGCGGGTACGGCGACGACGAGTTCGCCTGCCTGCTCTCGCTGTGGAAGAAGGAGAGCGGCTGGCGGGTCAACGCGGAGAACAAGTCGTCGGGGGCCTACGGCATCCCGCAGGCGCTCCCGGGATCCAAGATGGCCACCGTCGCGGACGACTGGCGCACCAACCCCGCCACCCAGATCACGTGGGGGCTGAACTACATCGAGGGCCGTTACGGGACGCCGTGCGGCGCCTGGGCCGCCTCACAGGCCAAGGGCTGGTACTGA
- a CDS encoding resuscitation-promoting factor, giving the protein MTAVLLVGSGATVASAAHKTVSLDIDGETTSVTTWSGSVHGLLDENDVEVTDRDLVAPVGKLEDGAEIVVRHARLIDVQTDGSAESVWTTALTADEALAAFASRGGDVRLVASRSAADGRPELALELTLDGPADVVVDGQTHTVDDGSTTVGEALEHLGVTLGELDTVTVARSPETGRVSVVVSRVLVQEVATTSEVAFATVTQDDPSRYVGQKAVVTRGVTGVRTVLDRVTTVDGVETARETLSDTVTQAPVDEVVKVGAKQRPAATAASGGAISAGGAADSLNWAALAQCESGGNASIVSSTGKYHGLYQFSVATWQAVGGAGVPSQASADEQTARAKMLYNRSGAGQWPHCGSRLFG; this is encoded by the coding sequence GTGACCGCCGTCCTGCTTGTCGGCTCCGGCGCCACGGTCGCCTCCGCGGCCCACAAGACCGTCTCCCTCGATATCGACGGCGAGACCACCTCCGTCACCACCTGGTCCGGCAGCGTCCACGGCCTGCTCGACGAGAACGACGTCGAGGTGACCGACCGCGACCTGGTCGCCCCCGTCGGCAAGCTGGAGGATGGCGCCGAGATCGTCGTCCGCCACGCACGCCTCATCGACGTCCAGACCGACGGGTCCGCCGAGAGCGTCTGGACCACAGCGCTGACCGCCGACGAGGCGCTGGCCGCCTTCGCGTCGCGCGGCGGCGACGTGCGGCTGGTCGCCTCCCGCTCGGCCGCCGACGGCCGCCCCGAGCTCGCCCTCGAGCTCACCCTCGACGGCCCTGCCGACGTGGTCGTCGACGGGCAGACCCACACCGTGGACGACGGCTCGACCACGGTCGGCGAGGCGCTCGAGCACCTGGGCGTCACCCTCGGTGAGTTGGACACCGTCACCGTGGCACGTTCCCCCGAGACCGGGCGCGTGTCCGTCGTCGTCAGCCGCGTGCTGGTCCAGGAGGTCGCCACCACCAGCGAGGTCGCATTCGCGACCGTCACGCAGGACGACCCGTCGCGTTACGTCGGCCAGAAGGCAGTCGTGACGCGAGGCGTCACGGGGGTGCGCACCGTGCTGGACCGCGTCACCACCGTCGACGGCGTGGAGACGGCCCGCGAGACGCTCTCCGACACCGTCACCCAGGCTCCCGTGGACGAGGTCGTGAAGGTCGGCGCCAAGCAGCGCCCGGCCGCCACCGCCGCCTCCGGTGGGGCGATCTCCGCGGGCGGCGCCGCCGACTCGCTGAACTGGGCCGCGCTCGCGCAGTGCGAGTCGGGCGGCAACGCGTCGATCGTCTCCTCGACCGGCAAGTACCACGGGCTGTACCAGTTCTCGGTCGCCACGTGGCAGGCGGTCGGAGGCGCCGGAGTGCCCTCCCAGGCCTCGGCCGACGAGCAGACCGCCCGCGCGAAGATGCTCTACAACCGGTCCGGCGCCGGGCAGTGGCCGCACTGCGGCTCGCGCCTGTTCGGCTGA
- the rsmA gene encoding 16S rRNA (adenine(1518)-N(6)/adenine(1519)-N(6))-dimethyltransferase RsmA yields MTATAGPLLGPAEIRELAARAGIRPTKTLGQNFVLDGGTVRKIVRQADVTAGERVVEVGPGLGSLTLGLLEAGASVVAVEIDPVLAGLLPGTVANHVPDGADLTVVGADALEVHELPGPPPTALVANLPYNVSVPVLLTFLERFPTLERVLVMVQAEVADRLAAPPGSRVYGVPSAKVAWYASARRTATVGRSVFWPVPNVDSALVRMDRREPPTTSATRRQVFTVVDAAFAQRRKMLRAALAPLAGSSEAAVQALEAAGIDPQTRGERVDIDGFARIAEHLLAGRDELPAVLARGQGATDGRSEPPVVGPGTVEP; encoded by the coding sequence ATGACTGCCACCGCCGGACCCCTGCTCGGTCCCGCGGAGATCCGGGAGCTGGCCGCTCGGGCGGGCATCCGCCCCACCAAGACGCTCGGGCAGAACTTCGTGCTCGACGGCGGCACCGTCCGCAAGATCGTCCGCCAGGCCGACGTGACCGCGGGCGAGCGCGTCGTCGAGGTCGGACCGGGCCTAGGCTCGTTGACCCTCGGACTTCTCGAGGCGGGGGCCAGCGTCGTCGCGGTCGAGATCGACCCCGTGCTCGCAGGGCTGCTGCCAGGCACCGTGGCCAACCACGTCCCGGACGGCGCGGACCTCACCGTGGTCGGGGCCGACGCCCTCGAGGTGCACGAGCTGCCCGGGCCGCCGCCCACGGCACTGGTGGCGAACCTTCCGTACAACGTGTCCGTGCCGGTGCTCCTGACCTTCCTCGAGCGGTTCCCCACGCTCGAGCGCGTGCTGGTGATGGTCCAGGCCGAGGTGGCCGACCGCCTCGCCGCGCCGCCAGGCAGCCGCGTGTACGGGGTGCCGTCCGCGAAGGTCGCCTGGTACGCCTCGGCCCGTCGCACCGCCACCGTCGGGCGCAGCGTCTTCTGGCCCGTGCCGAACGTGGACTCGGCGCTGGTGCGCATGGACCGCCGCGAGCCGCCCACGACGTCGGCGACGCGGCGCCAGGTCTTCACCGTGGTCGACGCGGCGTTCGCGCAGCGCCGCAAGATGCTCCGCGCGGCGCTGGCGCCCTTGGCAGGATCCTCCGAGGCCGCGGTCCAGGCGCTTGAGGCGGCGGGCATCGACCCGCAGACCCGGGGGGAGCGAGTCGACATCGACGGCTTCGCGCGCATCGCGGAGCACCTCCTCGCCGGGCGCGACGAGCTGCCGGCCGTGCTCGCACGCGGGCAGGGCGCGACAGACGGGCGCTCCGAGCCGCCCGTGGTCGGACCTGGCACAGTGGAGCCGTGA
- a CDS encoding 4-(cytidine 5'-diphospho)-2-C-methyl-D-erythritol kinase, which translates to MTQPRADHDGPPEIRVRAPGKVNLGLRVGPREPDGYHPLVTVFQAVSVYEDVVATASDDMTLTVSGPQAHLVPTDGTNLALRAAQALAEYAGIDAGVHLHIEKSVPVAGGMAGGSADAAAALLACDALWGAGLSREQLHELAASLGSDVPFGLVGHTAVGSGRGDVLTPALSRGEYHWVFAVRDSGLSTARVYAEFDAMTGAGAASLGPDSDLELLQALRAGDALALGRALRNDLQPAALELAPELAETLATADDVGALGVIVSGSGPTVAALARSRTHAQAIATALTAAGVADTALTAVGPVPGARLVASPG; encoded by the coding sequence GTGACCCAACCTCGAGCCGACCACGACGGGCCGCCGGAGATCCGGGTGCGCGCGCCCGGGAAGGTCAACCTCGGGCTGCGCGTGGGCCCGCGGGAGCCCGACGGATACCACCCGCTGGTGACCGTGTTCCAGGCGGTGTCGGTGTACGAGGACGTGGTCGCCACCGCCAGCGACGACATGACGCTGACCGTCAGCGGGCCGCAGGCGCACCTGGTGCCCACCGACGGCACGAACCTCGCGCTGCGCGCCGCCCAGGCGCTCGCCGAGTACGCCGGGATCGACGCGGGCGTGCACCTGCACATCGAGAAGTCGGTGCCGGTGGCTGGCGGGATGGCCGGCGGATCCGCCGACGCCGCCGCAGCGTTGCTGGCCTGCGACGCGCTGTGGGGCGCCGGGCTGAGCCGTGAGCAGCTGCACGAGCTCGCGGCCAGCCTCGGGTCCGACGTGCCGTTCGGCCTGGTGGGGCACACCGCAGTCGGGTCCGGCCGGGGGGACGTGCTGACCCCGGCGCTCAGTCGCGGCGAGTACCACTGGGTCTTCGCCGTGCGCGACTCCGGGCTGTCGACCGCCCGGGTGTACGCGGAGTTCGACGCGATGACCGGGGCCGGCGCCGCGTCCCTCGGCCCGGACAGCGACCTGGAGCTGTTGCAGGCGCTGCGCGCGGGAGACGCCCTGGCGCTGGGGCGCGCGCTGCGCAACGACCTGCAGCCCGCGGCCCTCGAGCTGGCCCCCGAGCTGGCCGAGACCCTCGCCACCGCCGACGACGTCGGCGCGCTGGGCGTCATCGTGTCCGGGTCCGGTCCGACGGTGGCGGCGCTCGCCCGCAGCCGCACGCACGCCCAGGCGATAGCCACGGCGCTCACGGCGGCCGGTGTCGCCGACACAGCCCTCACGGCCGTCGGACCGGTCCCGGGCGCCCGGCTCGTGGCCAGCCCTGGCTGA